Proteins encoded within one genomic window of Spiribacter curvatus:
- a CDS encoding TVP38/TMEM64 family protein, protein MMSRSARRVLLLAGVAIVIIAGLLMRDNLSREALTHWLNGLGPWAGVVFIASYAAGAVAFLPGLVFTIAGGALFGPLWGTVYSLIGATSGATLAFLAARHGVGDWVAQRTGARLGRLQAGIDREGWRFVALMRLVPLVPFNLLNYALGLTRIRLSVYALTSFITMSPGALAYVWVGHAGRQAIAGGDNRLQAGLIAIALIATLALLPRIIRSIRGGDPAER, encoded by the coding sequence ATGATGAGTCGATCGGCACGCCGCGTCCTGCTCCTCGCCGGAGTCGCGATCGTTATTATTGCCGGCCTTTTGATGCGGGATAACCTGAGTCGTGAGGCCCTCACCCACTGGCTCAATGGCCTCGGCCCGTGGGCGGGTGTTGTCTTTATCGCAAGCTACGCCGCCGGCGCTGTCGCGTTTCTGCCCGGACTGGTCTTCACCATCGCCGGTGGTGCCCTGTTCGGTCCATTATGGGGAACGGTCTATAGCCTCATCGGAGCGACCAGTGGCGCCACACTCGCGTTCCTCGCCGCACGGCATGGCGTGGGAGACTGGGTAGCGCAGCGAACCGGTGCGCGCCTCGGGCGCTTACAGGCAGGAATCGATCGGGAGGGGTGGCGCTTCGTTGCTTTAATGCGCCTCGTGCCGCTGGTCCCCTTCAACCTCCTCAACTACGCGCTTGGCCTGACCCGGATCCGCCTTTCCGTGTATGCGCTGACCAGCTTCATCACCATGTCACCCGGCGCCCTTGCCTATGTCTGGGTGGGCCATGCGGGCCGTCAGGCCATCGCCGGTGGCGACAATCGACTCCAGGCTGGACTCATCGCGATCGCGCTGATCGCCACGCTCGCACTGCTGCCACGGATTATCCGCAGCATTCGCGGCGGCGATCCGGCGGAGCGCTGA
- a CDS encoding bifunctional alpha/beta hydrolase/OsmC family protein, whose translation MSTEKITFTGHNGDTLNARLDVPDGPIRAAALFAHCFTCSKDIPAARRIAGRLAAQGIAVLRFDFTGLGHSEGEFENTNFSSNVEDLQRAASYLADHVAAPQLLIGHSLGGSAVIKAAPLIDAARAVVTIAAPADPSHVSKLFADQLATIDAQGEAEVNLAGRPFRIRQQFIEDITEAKLDDALKHLDAALLVLHSPQDTMVGIRNAAEIFQGAMHPKSFITLDHADHLITRGTDADYAADVIGAWAVRYLQMAQEPASAETPEGVTRVSEVDPAGFRQAITVSGQHLLTADEPVKMGGSDKGPSPYQLVAAGLGACTSMTIRMYARRKRIALDHVFTDVTHNKEHRTDCDHCDESGARVDVFQRRIHLSGDLGAEDRQRLLEIADKCPVHRTLESSIVIDTELIDDIERQRSAGSPPRMLRIIRGSSASVAISAIAMSPAWSRLSPPAMA comes from the coding sequence ATGAGCACTGAGAAAATCACCTTCACCGGTCATAACGGTGACACCCTCAACGCCAGACTCGATGTGCCGGATGGCCCGATCCGCGCCGCCGCGCTATTCGCGCACTGCTTTACCTGCTCAAAGGACATCCCCGCTGCGCGCCGGATTGCCGGTCGGCTGGCCGCCCAGGGCATCGCAGTGCTGCGTTTCGATTTCACCGGGCTGGGTCACTCCGAGGGCGAGTTTGAGAACACCAACTTCAGCTCCAATGTCGAAGATCTGCAGCGTGCGGCGAGCTATCTCGCCGATCATGTCGCCGCCCCACAGCTTTTGATCGGTCATTCCCTGGGTGGCTCAGCGGTGATCAAGGCCGCGCCCCTGATCGATGCCGCCCGTGCTGTGGTGACCATCGCTGCACCGGCGGATCCAAGCCATGTCTCCAAGCTTTTCGCCGATCAGCTGGCGACAATCGACGCGCAGGGCGAGGCCGAAGTCAATCTGGCCGGACGGCCATTCCGTATCCGCCAGCAGTTTATCGAGGATATTACTGAAGCGAAGCTCGACGATGCCCTGAAACACCTGGATGCCGCGCTGCTCGTGCTCCACTCGCCGCAGGACACGATGGTCGGAATCCGCAACGCTGCGGAAATCTTCCAGGGCGCGATGCACCCGAAGAGCTTCATCACCCTGGATCATGCCGATCACCTGATCACCCGCGGCACCGACGCTGACTATGCCGCCGATGTGATTGGCGCCTGGGCGGTGCGGTACCTACAGATGGCGCAGGAGCCCGCCTCCGCCGAGACACCGGAGGGAGTGACGCGGGTCTCGGAGGTGGATCCGGCAGGTTTCCGTCAGGCGATTACCGTGTCCGGACAGCATCTGCTGACCGCGGATGAGCCAGTCAAGATGGGGGGCAGCGATAAGGGGCCTTCCCCCTATCAGCTGGTCGCCGCGGGACTGGGCGCATGCACCAGCATGACGATCCGCATGTATGCCCGACGCAAGCGGATCGCTCTCGATCACGTCTTTACCGATGTCACCCACAATAAGGAACATCGCACCGACTGCGATCACTGTGATGAATCCGGGGCAAGAGTCGACGTGTTCCAGCGAAGGATCCATCTGAGCGGCGATCTTGGCGCAGAGGATCGTCAGCGCCTGCTCGAGATCGCCGACAAATGCCCGGTCCACCGGACGCTGGAATCGAGCATAGTCATCGACACGGAGCTGATCGACGATATTGAACGTCAGCGCTCCGCCGGATCGCCGCCGCGAATGCTGCGGATAATCCGTGGCAGCAGTGCGAGCGTGGCGATCAGCGCGATCGCGATGAGTCCAGCCTGGAGTCGATTGTCGCCACCGGCGATGGCCTGA
- a CDS encoding dihydrolipoyl dehydrogenase family protein yields MAREHEYDLIIVGGGVGGLVTASVAGQLGLDVVLVERGPRLGGDCLHHGCIPSKSLIHSAAVAHAARDAGRLGIDARLGETDLGAVMDRVQSVIDEIQVHDDPTRFRDYGVDVRFGEAHFIDARTIRVKGQRLRARRFVIATGSRPRIPDIPGIETIPVLTNETLFAERSLPGHLAVVGGGPIGTEMAQAFSRLGSRVTLLEAGPQILPRDDAGLAASLAEHLRGEGVDLRLSTHVSRAEPIDGGARLTLSGSADDTTALDVNRVLIAAGRRANTDSLNIEAAGLACGDDGRLSVDPRLRTSRHHIYAIGDCAGPYPFTHMAEYQAGIVISNALFRLPQRVDYRAVPWVTYTDPELAHVGMSAADAKAAGIDCQCVDFPLAGVDRAIAQGATTGELKLVIRRGRIIGASLLAPHAGEIIHELALAIAARIPLRRLAGMVHAYPTLAQITKRAAGRHFATQLFSPGTRRLVRWINRILP; encoded by the coding sequence ATGGCCCGTGAACATGAATATGACCTGATCATCGTCGGCGGCGGCGTCGGCGGACTGGTCACAGCGAGCGTCGCCGGCCAACTCGGTCTTGATGTCGTGCTCGTCGAGCGTGGCCCTCGACTCGGCGGTGACTGTCTCCATCATGGCTGCATCCCCAGCAAGTCGCTCATCCACTCCGCGGCAGTGGCTCATGCGGCCCGCGACGCAGGTCGTCTGGGCATTGACGCACGGCTTGGTGAAACCGATCTGGGCGCGGTCATGGATCGAGTGCAGTCGGTGATCGACGAGATTCAGGTCCATGACGATCCAACCCGCTTCCGGGATTACGGGGTCGATGTGCGATTCGGCGAGGCGCATTTCATCGATGCACGCACCATTCGCGTCAAGGGTCAGCGCCTGCGCGCTCGGCGCTTTGTCATCGCAACCGGGTCACGCCCCCGCATCCCGGATATACCCGGGATTGAGACGATCCCGGTACTGACCAACGAGACGCTCTTCGCCGAACGCAGTCTCCCCGGCCATCTGGCCGTTGTGGGTGGTGGGCCGATTGGCACGGAGATGGCACAGGCGTTCTCGCGACTTGGCAGTCGTGTCACCCTGCTCGAGGCAGGACCGCAGATACTGCCTCGCGATGATGCCGGACTCGCTGCATCGCTGGCCGAGCACCTTCGCGGCGAGGGGGTCGATCTGCGCCTGTCGACCCACGTCAGTCGCGCTGAACCCATCGATGGCGGCGCGCGCCTGACGCTTTCCGGCAGCGCCGATGACACCACCGCGCTGGACGTCAACCGCGTCCTGATCGCCGCCGGGCGGCGTGCCAATACCGACTCACTCAACATTGAAGCCGCCGGCCTCGCCTGCGGCGACGACGGCCGTCTCAGCGTCGACCCGCGTCTGCGGACCAGTCGACATCACATTTATGCGATTGGCGATTGCGCCGGGCCTTATCCGTTCACCCACATGGCGGAATACCAGGCTGGCATCGTCATCAGTAATGCCCTGTTCCGGCTGCCGCAGCGGGTCGATTACCGGGCGGTGCCGTGGGTGACCTACACCGATCCCGAGCTGGCCCATGTGGGGATGAGCGCCGCCGATGCCAAAGCCGCCGGGATTGACTGCCAGTGCGTTGACTTCCCGCTCGCCGGTGTCGATCGAGCCATCGCCCAGGGGGCAACCACCGGTGAGCTGAAACTGGTGATCCGACGCGGACGGATCATCGGCGCCAGTCTGCTCGCCCCGCATGCCGGTGAGATCATCCACGAGCTGGCGCTCGCCATTGCCGCGCGCATTCCGCTGCGACGGCTCGCGGGAATGGTGCATGCCTACCCCACCCTCGCCCAGATCACCAAACGGGCAGCAGGTCGCCATTTCGCGACCCAACTGTTCTCGCCTGGCACGCGCCGACTGGTGCGCTGGATAAACCGGATCCTGCCATGA
- a CDS encoding DUF3047 domain-containing protein, translating into MSRRRFVIRALTVILSIPAILPTTALAQTPTSFDPATIIGWERHSFSGETGYTLSQRNAHRGVRAECDEGSASGLVYREGIDLTRTPIIEWRWRIVEPISRGTPRQKSGDDYAARLYAVDEHPILRWRTRAMNYVSTTQAGVGDHWSNAYADQATMVAVDGSDEGAGWRTHRRNLREDFARFHDRDITEIDTLAIMTDCDDTDDRAEAIYGTIRLLGE; encoded by the coding sequence ATGAGTCGCAGACGATTCGTTATCCGCGCGTTGACCGTCATCCTGTCGATCCCGGCAATCCTACCGACGACGGCACTGGCACAGACACCGACATCCTTCGACCCCGCGACCATCATCGGCTGGGAGCGCCACTCCTTCAGCGGCGAGACCGGCTACACGCTCTCGCAGCGCAACGCACATCGAGGCGTGCGCGCCGAATGTGATGAGGGTAGCGCGTCGGGACTCGTCTACCGCGAGGGGATCGACCTGACCCGCACGCCGATCATCGAGTGGCGCTGGCGTATTGTTGAACCGATCAGTCGCGGTACCCCGCGCCAGAAATCCGGCGATGATTATGCCGCACGACTCTACGCCGTGGATGAACACCCCATCCTGCGCTGGCGGACCCGGGCAATGAACTATGTCTCAACCACTCAGGCCGGAGTGGGCGATCACTGGTCCAACGCCTATGCCGATCAGGCGACAATGGTTGCCGTTGACGGCAGCGACGAGGGTGCTGGCTGGCGGACTCATCGGCGCAACTTACGGGAGGATTTCGCACGTTTTCATGATCGCGACATCACCGAAATCGATACACTGGCGATCATGACCGACTGTGACGACACCGACGATCGCGCCGAGGCGATCTACGGGACCATCCGATTACTGGGAGAATAA
- a CDS encoding DUF4168 domain-containing protein gives MRITTPLMSLSLAALMAASMTAGAQSDGGTDFSDDQIDQFVEAQNEVMEIRNEYVQRIESTEDREEAMALEQEGNEMMVEAVEDTGLNVDTYSSIAQAASENPELAERIQSMMD, from the coding sequence ATGCGAATCACAACACCCCTCATGTCCCTGAGCCTGGCCGCCCTGATGGCGGCGTCAATGACAGCGGGTGCGCAGAGCGATGGCGGCACGGACTTCTCTGACGATCAGATTGATCAGTTCGTTGAGGCCCAGAACGAGGTTATGGAGATCCGCAACGAGTACGTCCAGCGCATCGAGTCGACCGAGGACCGTGAAGAGGCCATGGCGCTCGAGCAGGAGGGCAACGAGATGATGGTCGAGGCCGTCGAGGACACGGGTCTGAATGTCGACACCTACAGCTCGATCGCTCAGGCTGCCTCGGAGAATCCTGAGCTCGCCGAGCGTATTCAGTCGATGATGGACTGA
- a CDS encoding sensor histidine kinase, with amino-acid sequence MLTRPEWPSFSEMRLRTAIIVLIVLPVTLAVGLVGWLGIGWLEREAESRMREDIELIARTLQRPLNRAIRRREPALLQDSLRSAFEFGRVYGAHIYGREGELLAGAGVGERRFSTERAEAFNTLEPRSEGYAALGEDPTYAYFLPLTTQGGRIAAILQITRQPDSLRHMLGRIRVTGTAALAGLALLLSLIVIVGHRRAIGSPLNTLARGMDQVADGQLDYRINPTGPRETRELGEGFNTMLDRIERAADEIAERRSTQADLQADLQASRKLAAVGELSAGVAHQLGTPLSVLDGRAQGLLRRDDLDPRTRQTLEDMRTEVTRISQTVRQLMDFARSRPLQRRNTQLSRVIASAVDRIREDPAAAGVTIEQNGALDEAEEPVLAIDGPRIEEALCNLLGNAVQATPHGTIRVGLHIDADACHIRVEDDGPGIPEAERARLFEPFHTTKPVGSGTGLGLAVAHGVARSHGGGLTLSAGDPPGACFVMRLPRRETEAPV; translated from the coding sequence ATGCTGACACGGCCAGAATGGCCGAGCTTCAGCGAGATGCGGCTGCGTACCGCGATCATCGTACTGATCGTGCTGCCGGTGACGCTCGCCGTTGGGCTGGTCGGGTGGCTGGGGATCGGCTGGCTGGAGCGTGAGGCGGAATCACGCATGCGCGAGGACATTGAGCTTATCGCGCGTACCCTGCAGCGCCCACTCAACCGCGCGATCCGGCGACGCGAGCCGGCCCTGCTGCAGGACTCGCTGCGCTCCGCCTTTGAATTCGGGCGGGTCTATGGCGCTCATATTTACGGGCGCGAGGGCGAGCTGCTAGCCGGTGCCGGTGTTGGCGAGCGCCGCTTCAGCACCGAGCGCGCCGAGGCGTTCAACACGCTGGAGCCACGCAGCGAGGGCTATGCGGCCCTGGGCGAGGACCCGACCTATGCGTACTTTCTGCCACTGACCACCCAGGGCGGCCGCATCGCCGCCATTCTCCAGATCACCCGTCAGCCGGACAGTCTCCGCCATATGCTCGGGCGCATCCGTGTCACCGGCACAGCCGCACTTGCCGGCCTTGCGCTGTTATTGTCGCTGATCGTCATCGTCGGTCATCGGCGCGCGATCGGCTCGCCGCTCAATACCCTGGCGCGGGGGATGGACCAGGTCGCGGATGGGCAGCTGGACTATCGGATCAACCCCACCGGCCCACGCGAAACCCGTGAGCTCGGCGAGGGGTTTAACACCATGCTCGATCGCATCGAGCGCGCGGCGGACGAAATCGCTGAGCGCCGCAGCACGCAGGCCGACCTCCAGGCGGATCTGCAGGCCTCGCGCAAGCTCGCAGCGGTGGGTGAGCTCTCGGCCGGCGTGGCTCATCAGCTGGGCACGCCGCTGAGCGTACTCGATGGCCGCGCCCAGGGGCTGCTGCGGCGCGACGATCTCGACCCCCGGACGCGGCAGACACTGGAGGATATGCGCACTGAGGTGACGCGTATCAGCCAGACCGTCCGTCAGCTCATGGATTTCGCCCGCAGCCGCCCGCTGCAGCGTCGCAATACACAACTCTCCCGCGTGATTGCCAGTGCCGTCGATCGCATCCGCGAGGATCCGGCCGCCGCTGGCGTCACCATTGAGCAGAACGGTGCGCTGGACGAGGCGGAGGAACCGGTTCTCGCCATCGACGGACCGCGCATTGAGGAGGCACTCTGCAATCTCCTCGGCAACGCGGTTCAGGCAACGCCCCACGGCACGATCCGGGTGGGCCTCCACATTGATGCCGATGCCTGTCATATCCGGGTCGAGGATGACGGCCCCGGTATTCCCGAAGCGGAACGCGCCCGGCTTTTCGAACCATTCCATACCACCAAGCCGGTCGGATCGGGGACCGGACTCGGCCTGGCGGTGGCCCATGGCGTCGCCCGCAGCCATGGGGGTGGACTCACTCTATCGGCGGGCGACCCGCCCGGTGCATGCTTTGTCATGCGGCTCCCGCGACGCGAGACGGAGGCACCCGTTTGA
- a CDS encoding sigma-54-dependent transcriptional regulator, with protein MSDPSTAITLVVEDDRSLRGLLRDELERLGHRIVTAQGETEARAALDEHQPALVVSDLRLPDGDGIQLLEHVRGATGGREIGFIVITGFGTIEQAVDALEKDADDFLTKPLDLDHLGLSVGRVLENIQLRRRLSGYEALHGRESFHGMVGQSAPMQQLYRSIERIATTDSPVLIHGESGTGKELVAAAVHAESARAGKPFIAVNCAGVPAELLESEFFGHVRGAFTGADSARRGLLQAADTGTLFLDEIGEMPMPLQAKLLRVLEDGSLRPVGADTEFQVDVRIVAATNRDLTQRVADGDFREDLFYRIDTFTVTVPPLRQRGTDIDRLAVGFLTAAARRQGREPPALTPEARAELAAHDWPGNVRELANAMERALAFANGQQIEAVDLPGRIGRAPDAPTLTRGHEERSFATLAEVEASHIRQVLDAVGGNRSRAADILGIGRRTLYRKLDDSE; from the coding sequence TTGAGCGACCCATCAACGGCCATCACTCTTGTCGTGGAGGATGACCGCAGCCTCCGAGGGCTGCTGCGCGATGAGCTCGAGCGCCTGGGCCATCGCATCGTCACCGCGCAGGGGGAGACGGAAGCGCGCGCCGCGCTCGACGAGCATCAACCCGCGTTGGTGGTCAGCGATCTGCGCCTACCGGATGGCGACGGCATTCAGCTGCTCGAGCATGTCCGTGGCGCCACCGGCGGCCGCGAAATCGGGTTCATCGTGATCACCGGCTTCGGGACCATCGAGCAGGCCGTCGATGCACTGGAAAAGGACGCGGACGACTTTCTGACCAAGCCGCTCGATCTGGATCATCTCGGCCTGAGCGTGGGCCGTGTTCTCGAGAACATCCAGTTACGCCGGCGTCTGAGCGGCTACGAGGCACTCCATGGCCGCGAAAGCTTTCATGGCATGGTCGGGCAGAGCGCGCCCATGCAACAGCTCTATCGCAGCATTGAGCGCATCGCCACCACCGACAGCCCGGTCCTCATCCATGGCGAGAGCGGCACCGGCAAAGAGCTGGTTGCCGCCGCCGTCCATGCTGAAAGCGCGCGTGCCGGCAAGCCCTTCATCGCCGTCAACTGCGCGGGCGTACCGGCCGAGCTCCTCGAAAGCGAGTTCTTCGGCCATGTCCGCGGTGCCTTCACGGGCGCCGATTCCGCGCGGCGCGGTCTACTCCAGGCCGCCGACACGGGAACACTGTTTCTCGACGAGATCGGCGAAATGCCGATGCCTTTGCAGGCAAAGCTGCTGCGTGTCCTCGAGGACGGCTCACTGCGGCCGGTCGGCGCCGACACCGAATTCCAGGTGGATGTACGCATTGTCGCCGCCACTAACCGGGATCTGACGCAACGCGTCGCCGACGGCGACTTCCGGGAGGATCTTTTCTACCGCATCGACACATTCACTGTGACCGTGCCGCCGCTGCGCCAGCGCGGTACGGACATTGATCGACTCGCGGTCGGGTTCCTCACTGCGGCGGCCCGCCGCCAGGGCCGCGAACCGCCAGCGCTGACCCCCGAGGCCCGTGCCGAGCTCGCCGCGCATGACTGGCCCGGTAATGTCCGCGAGCTTGCCAACGCTATGGAACGCGCCCTCGCGTTCGCCAATGGCCAGCAGATCGAGGCAGTCGATCTGCCTGGACGGATCGGCCGGGCACCCGATGCGCCGACACTGACACGCGGCCATGAGGAGCGCTCCTTTGCGACGCTGGCCGAGGTCGAGGCGAGTCATATCCGCCAGGTACTGGATGCCGTCGGCGGTAATCGCAGCCGCGCGGCCGATATTCTCGGGATCGGCCGCCGCACTCTGTACCGCAAACTCGACGACTCGGAATAG